A part of Myxococcales bacterium genomic DNA contains:
- the gor gene encoding glutathione-disulfide reductase, which yields MADRELNLFVIGAGSGGVRAARFSADFGARVAVAEERYLGGTCVNVGCIPKKLLVYASHFAEDFRDAERGFGWRVGASSFDWPTLIENKNVEIERLNGIYDGLLDGAGVGHVEGHATIIDPHTVEVAGKTYSTESILIATGSWPRLPELPGIEHAISSNEVFFLEEQPQRVLIVGGGYIAIEFAGIFNGLGSDVVQVYRGPLFLRGFDDDVRAHIATETRKHGIDLRFEVNVESIEKVEGGLRAALTDGTELEVDQILYATGRAPLTAKLGLENVGVELDAKGAIAVDEYSRSSVPNIYAVGDVTNRINLTPVAIHEGVCLANTLFNDTPMMPVHRDVPAAVFCQPPIGTVGLTEAQAREEYAEIDVFESSFRALKHTLTKGEEKTYMKLIVDRKTDRVVGLHMVGPEAGEIVQGFAVALKCGATKAQFDATIGVHPTSAEEFVTMRTPR from the coding sequence ATGGCCGATCGTGAGCTGAATCTATTCGTCATCGGAGCGGGTTCGGGAGGCGTTCGGGCGGCGCGGTTTTCCGCCGACTTCGGCGCGCGGGTGGCGGTTGCCGAGGAACGCTATCTGGGCGGCACCTGCGTCAATGTCGGTTGCATTCCGAAAAAGCTTCTCGTCTACGCTTCACACTTCGCCGAGGACTTTCGCGACGCCGAGCGCGGCTTTGGTTGGAGGGTGGGGGCCTCGAGTTTCGACTGGCCAACCCTGATCGAGAACAAGAACGTCGAAATCGAACGATTGAACGGAATCTACGACGGACTGCTCGATGGCGCTGGCGTCGGACACGTCGAAGGTCATGCGACGATCATCGATCCCCACACGGTCGAGGTCGCGGGCAAGACGTATTCGACCGAATCCATCCTGATTGCAACCGGGAGCTGGCCACGGCTGCCCGAACTCCCCGGGATCGAACACGCGATCAGCTCGAACGAGGTGTTCTTTCTCGAAGAGCAGCCCCAGCGCGTGTTGATCGTGGGCGGCGGCTACATCGCAATCGAGTTCGCGGGCATCTTCAACGGCCTGGGAAGCGATGTGGTTCAGGTCTATCGAGGTCCTTTGTTCTTGCGCGGTTTTGACGACGACGTGCGCGCTCATATTGCAACCGAAACCCGAAAACACGGGATCGACTTGCGCTTCGAAGTGAACGTCGAGTCGATCGAAAAGGTCGAGGGCGGATTGCGTGCGGCGCTGACCGACGGCACGGAACTCGAGGTGGACCAGATCCTGTACGCAACCGGTCGCGCCCCACTCACTGCGAAGCTGGGCCTCGAGAACGTCGGCGTCGAACTCGATGCAAAGGGTGCCATCGCAGTCGACGAATACTCGCGCTCCTCGGTTCCGAATATTTACGCAGTCGGCGACGTCACCAACCGCATCAACCTCACCCCGGTGGCGATTCACGAAGGGGTATGTCTCGCCAATACGCTGTTCAACGACACGCCCATGATGCCGGTCCACCGAGATGTCCCCGCGGCGGTTTTCTGCCAGCCTCCGATCGGAACCGTCGGCTTGACCGAAGCCCAGGCCCGGGAGGAATACGCGGAGATCGATGTCTTCGAGTCGAGCTTTCGAGCGCTCAAGCACACGCTCACCAAGGGCGAAGAAAAGACCTACATGAAGCTGATCGTGGATCGCAAAACAGATCGCGTGGTGGGGCTCCATATGGTGGGACCGGAGGCGGGGGAAATCGTGCAGGGGTTCGCTGTGGCGTTGAAGTGCGGCGCGACCAAGGCGCAATTCGACGCGACGATCGGCGTTCACCCGACCTCGGCGGAAGAGTTCGTCACCATGCGTACGCCGCGCTGA